In a genomic window of Magnolia sinica isolate HGM2019 chromosome 14, MsV1, whole genome shotgun sequence:
- the LOC131226033 gene encoding uncharacterized protein LOC131226033, translating to MELHDALDAMICQVFSLTLADVARLWFKQLKPKSVSTFAELRDPFLTNFIGGKKKLKPPTHLNNIVQKEGELLKYYIKRLNFKSLQVRKHSEETTLNSIMQGIWDKPFLGSLDKNPPETLAEFMTRSDKYADAEETRNLCEAAQNVKTPAKESAKKEVDSTGGKKRKDDRTRDERKSASDPTEGIDLSVITHRLNIDPTYRPIQQKRRLLSPERYVIIEEEVSKLLKAKFIKEIYYLE from the exons ATGGAACTGCATGATGCCTTAGATGCCATGATATGTCAGGTtttctccctcaccttagccgatGTAGCCCGACTTTGGTTTAAGCAGCTAAAACCAAAGTCCGTCAGCACGTTCGCGGAACTTAGAGATCCCtttctcaccaatttcattggcgggaagaaaaagttgaagccCCCTacgcatctgaacaacatagttcagaaagagggagagctactgaaataCTACATCAAACGTTTAAACTTTAAATCACtccaagttcgaaaacattcagaggaGACAACACTTAATTCCATCATGCAAGGCATTTGGGATAAGCCGTTTCTGGGATCCCTGGACAAGAATCCGCCTGAGACTTTGGCTGAATTCATGACTCGGTCAGATAAATACGCGGACGCCGAGGAAACAAGAAACTTGTGTGAGGCCGCCCAGAATGTAAAAACTCCAGCCAAAGAGTCAGctaaaaaggaagttgactcgacTGGAGGAAAGAAGCGTAAGGACGACCGAACACGTGATGAACGCAAGTCGGCAAGCGACCCGACTGAAG GAATTGACCTATCCGTTATCACACATCGACTtaacatcgatccgacctaccgGCCGATCCAACAGAAGCGACGTTTGCTCAGTCCTGAAAGGTACGtaatcattgaagaagaggttagcaagctcctcaaggccaaaTTCATAAAAGAGATATACTACCTGGAATGA